One Capsicum annuum cultivar UCD-10X-F1 chromosome 2, UCD10Xv1.1, whole genome shotgun sequence genomic window carries:
- the LOC107861095 gene encoding probable LRR receptor-like serine/threonine-protein kinase At3g47570 isoform X2 has product MGSSCNLLFPLVVFILLHVHTSLSSVPNIITDEAALLAFKSHISSSDPNNILATNWSSSSAVCIWIGITCSSRHNRVTALNISRMQLHGTISPQLGNLSFLVSLIISNNAFQGELPEDLAHLQRLKLIDFTSNNFTGAIPSFLGLLRNLRILRLSSNRFSGEIPSSLSSLTKLEVLRIKENFLEGEIPRELGDLHYMTALNLESNHLNGSIPPSIFNITTMRFIALTNNNLTGKLPTTICDHLPNLEGLYLSENILGGIIPPNLAKCKKLKILSLSVNEFTGTVPRELANLTALTVLYLGTNSLSGSISASISNSSKLTLLDLSFNSFTGPIPESLGKLEHLEILNLGRNNFFSDSMSLRFLTSLTNCRKLKLVGLGENPLGGFFPASVGNFSDSLQVFEGPDCKLKGVIPEEIGNLTGLIKMSLFNNELTGHIPKTFQAMLNLQELYLQHNKIEGNITDVFCNLKNLGALGLSGNQLSGRVPPCLGEVSTLRYLYLADNMLNSSLPESLGGLHDLMEFNISSNLLSGQIPIEIGNLKAAIFIDLSKNDFFGNIPSTLEGLDKLIVLSLAHNRLDGPIPHSFGKILALEFLDLSYNNLSGEIPRSLEALVYLKYLNFSFNKLSGEIPTGGPFANATGQSFLSNHGLCGDSKYHVLPCIIKSQKRSKRKKTILVLYVLSGVGLLFLALALTYAFLRLRMKKKNAGQADLSLEGHERISYYELEQATEGFNESNLLGNGSFSKVYKGIRKDGTLLAAKRLEIMIDVASAMVYLHNGCSNPVVHCDLKPSNVLLDQEMVGHVSDFGIAKLLGAGETFVQTRTIATIGYIAPEYGQDGIVSTSCDVYSFGIMMMETFTSIRPSDERFTGDLSILRWVSDSLPSGIHKVVDANLVQLGNEPTDAKMQCLLSIMELALNCTLATPDARISMEDTLSALGKIRLQFVSSRR; this is encoded by the exons ATGGGAAGCAGTTGCAATCTTCTCTTTCCTCTTGTGGTTTTCATTTTGCTACATGTCCATACTTCACTGTCTTCTGTTCCCAATATTATTACTGATGAAGCTGCTCTTCTTGCCTTCAAATCTCATATTTCTTCTTCCGACCCTAACAACATATTAGCAACAAACTGGTCTTCTTCCAGCGCTGTTTGCATCTGGATTGGCATCACTTGCAGCTCCCGCCACAATCGAGTCACAGCTTTAAACATTTCTAGAATGCAACTTCATGGTACCATTTCTCCACAACTTGGGAACCTCTCATTTCTCGTTTCCCTCATCATCAGCAACAACGCTTTCCAGGGAGAATTACCAGAAGACTTAGCTCATTTGCAGAGGTTGAAACTGATTGATTTCACAAGCAATAACTTTACTGGTGCCATTCCATCATTTTTAGGTTTGTTAAGGAACCTGCGGATTTTGCGCCTTTCGAGCAACAGATTCTCGGGGGAAATTCCATCTTCCCTTTCCAGTCTAACAAAGCTTGAAGTGTTGAGGATAAAGGAAAATTTTCTCGAAGGAGAGATCCCTCGGGAACTTGGTGATCTTCATTACATGACTGCTTTAAACCTGGAAAGTAACCACCTTAATGGCTCCATACCACCATCAATCTTTAACATTACAACAATGCGATTCATTGCTCTGACCAACAACAATCTTACTGGCAAGTTGCCAACAACTATATGTGACCATCTTCCAAACTTGGAAGGGCTTTACCTCTCAGAAAACATCCTAGGTGGCATTATTCCACCAAACTTGGCAAAATGCAAGAAGCTCAAAATCTTGTCATTGTCTGTCAATGAGTTCACTGGAACTGTACCAAGAGAGCTGGCTAACCTAACAGCACTTACAGTATTATATCTTGGGACGAATAGTTTGAGTGGTTCTATCTCTGCTTCTATCTCAAATTCTTCAAAACTCACCCTACTTGATCTTTCATTCAACAGTTTCACAGGTCCGATTCCTGAATCACTTGGTAAGCTGGAACACCTTGAGATTTTGAACTTGGGAAGGAATAATTTTTTCAGTGATTCAATGTCATTGAGATTCCTGACATCTTTGACAAACTGTAGGAAATTAAAATTAGTTGGTTTAGGTGAGAACCCACTGGGTGGGTTTTTTCCTGCATCAGTTGGGAATTTCTCTGACTCTCTTCAAGTTTTTGAAGGTCCGGATTGTAAACTGAAGGGTGTCATTCCTGAAGAAATTGGAAATCTTACTGGATTGATAAAGATGAGTCTGTTTAACAATGAGTTGACAGGACATATTCCAAAAACTTTCCAAGCCATGCTGAACCTTCAAGAACTTTACCTGCAACACAACAAGATAGAAGGAAATATTACAGATGTTTTCTGCAATTTAAAAAATCTCGGTGCTTTAGGATTGTCAGGAAATCAATTATCTGGTCGCGTGCCACCATGCTTAGGCGAAGTTAGCACTTTGAGATATCTTTATCTAGCTGACAACATGCTTAATTCAAGTTTACCTGAAAGCTTGGGGGGCCTTCATGATCTCATGGAAttcaatatttcatcaaatttattgAGTGGCCAAATTCCTATAGAGATCGGAAATTTAAAGGCTGCAATATTCATAGATCTatcaaaaaatgatttttttggtAATATCCCTAGTACTCTTGAGGGTCTAGATAAATTGATTGTACTTTCTCTAGCACATAACAGATTAGATGGACCTATTCCCCATTCATTTGGCAAAATATTGGCTTTGGAATTCTTGGATTTGAGCTATAACAATCTTAGTGGAGAAATTCCTAGGTCACTAGAAGCTCTGGTGTATCTCAAATACTTGAACTTCTCATTCAATAAACTAAGTGGAGAGATTCCCACTGGTGGTCCTTTTGCAAATGCGACAGGACAATCTTTCTTGTCCAATCATGGGCTTTGTGGTGATTCTAAGTATCATGTGTTACCATGCATCATCAAATCTCAGAAAAGGTCAAAGAGAAAGAAGACAATCTTAGTTTTGTACGTCCTTTCGGGAGTGGGTCTTCTATTTCTTGCATTAGCCCTCACATATGCCTTTTTAAGATTgcgaatgaaaaagaaaaatgcagGTCAAGCAGATTTGTCTCTGGAAGGGCATGAAAGAATTTCCTATTATGAACTTGAACAAGCAACAGAAGGATTCAATGAAAGCAACTTGCTTGGTAACGGGAGTTTCAGTAAGGTCTACAAAGGGATACGTAAGGATGGTACTCTTTTGGCAGCAAAG AGATTAGAAATAATGATAGATGTTGCATCTGCAATGGTCTATCTCCACAATGGCTGTTCAAATCCAGTGGTGCATTGTGACCTGAAGCCAAGCAATGTCTTGCTAGATCAAGAAATGGTTGGCCATGTCAGTGATTTTGGCATTGCAAAATTGTTGGGTGCAGGGGAGACCTTTGTTCAGACAAGGACAATAGCAACCATTGGATATATTGCTCCAG AGTATGGACAAGATGGAATAGTATCCACAAGCTGTGATGTTTATAGTTTTGGCATCATGATGATGGAAACATTTACAAGTATCAGACCAAGTGATGAAAGATTTACCGGAGACTTAAGCATACTTCGTTGGGTTAGTGACTCTCTTCCAAGTGGAATTCATAAGGTGGTGGATGCTAATTTGGTACAGCTAGGGAATGAACCAACTGATGCAAAGATGCAGTGTCTTTTATCTATCATGGAATTAGCTTTGAATTGCACTTTAGCTACACCTGATGCAAGAATTAGTATGGAAGATACTCTTTCTGCACTAGGAAAGATTAGGCTTCAGTTTGTCAGTAGTCGCCGCTAG
- the LOC107861095 gene encoding probable LRR receptor-like serine/threonine-protein kinase At3g47570 isoform X1 codes for MGSSCNLLFPLVVFILLHVHTSLSSVPNIITDEAALLAFKSHISSSDPNNILATNWSSSSAVCIWIGITCSSRHNRVTALNISRMQLHGTISPQLGNLSFLVSLIISNNAFQGELPEDLAHLQRLKLIDFTSNNFTGAIPSFLGLLRNLRILRLSSNRFSGEIPSSLSSLTKLEVLRIKENFLEGEIPRELGDLHYMTALNLESNHLNGSIPPSIFNITTMRFIALTNNNLTGKLPTTICDHLPNLEGLYLSENILGGIIPPNLAKCKKLKILSLSVNEFTGTVPRELANLTALTVLYLGTNSLSGSISASISNSSKLTLLDLSFNSFTGPIPESLGKLEHLEILNLGRNNFFSDSMSLRFLTSLTNCRKLKLVGLGENPLGGFFPASVGNFSDSLQVFEGPDCKLKGVIPEEIGNLTGLIKMSLFNNELTGHIPKTFQAMLNLQELYLQHNKIEGNITDVFCNLKNLGALGLSGNQLSGRVPPCLGEVSTLRYLYLADNMLNSSLPESLGGLHDLMEFNISSNLLSGQIPIEIGNLKAAIFIDLSKNDFFGNIPSTLEGLDKLIVLSLAHNRLDGPIPHSFGKILALEFLDLSYNNLSGEIPRSLEALVYLKYLNFSFNKLSGEIPTGGPFANATGQSFLSNHGLCGDSKYHVLPCIIKSQKRSKRKKTILVLYVLSGVGLLFLALALTYAFLRLRMKKKNAGQADLSLEGHERISYYELEQATEGFNESNLLGNGSFSKVYKGIRKDGTLLAAKVFNVQFEGAFKSFDTECEMLRNLRHRNLTKVITSCSNLDFRALVLEYMPNGTLDKWLYSHNLFLNLLQRLEIMIDVASAMVYLHNGCSNPVVHCDLKPSNVLLDQEMVGHVSDFGIAKLLGAGETFVQTRTIATIGYIAPEYGQDGIVSTSCDVYSFGIMMMETFTSIRPSDERFTGDLSILRWVSDSLPSGIHKVVDANLVQLGNEPTDAKMQCLLSIMELALNCTLATPDARISMEDTLSALGKIRLQFVSSRR; via the exons ATGGGAAGCAGTTGCAATCTTCTCTTTCCTCTTGTGGTTTTCATTTTGCTACATGTCCATACTTCACTGTCTTCTGTTCCCAATATTATTACTGATGAAGCTGCTCTTCTTGCCTTCAAATCTCATATTTCTTCTTCCGACCCTAACAACATATTAGCAACAAACTGGTCTTCTTCCAGCGCTGTTTGCATCTGGATTGGCATCACTTGCAGCTCCCGCCACAATCGAGTCACAGCTTTAAACATTTCTAGAATGCAACTTCATGGTACCATTTCTCCACAACTTGGGAACCTCTCATTTCTCGTTTCCCTCATCATCAGCAACAACGCTTTCCAGGGAGAATTACCAGAAGACTTAGCTCATTTGCAGAGGTTGAAACTGATTGATTTCACAAGCAATAACTTTACTGGTGCCATTCCATCATTTTTAGGTTTGTTAAGGAACCTGCGGATTTTGCGCCTTTCGAGCAACAGATTCTCGGGGGAAATTCCATCTTCCCTTTCCAGTCTAACAAAGCTTGAAGTGTTGAGGATAAAGGAAAATTTTCTCGAAGGAGAGATCCCTCGGGAACTTGGTGATCTTCATTACATGACTGCTTTAAACCTGGAAAGTAACCACCTTAATGGCTCCATACCACCATCAATCTTTAACATTACAACAATGCGATTCATTGCTCTGACCAACAACAATCTTACTGGCAAGTTGCCAACAACTATATGTGACCATCTTCCAAACTTGGAAGGGCTTTACCTCTCAGAAAACATCCTAGGTGGCATTATTCCACCAAACTTGGCAAAATGCAAGAAGCTCAAAATCTTGTCATTGTCTGTCAATGAGTTCACTGGAACTGTACCAAGAGAGCTGGCTAACCTAACAGCACTTACAGTATTATATCTTGGGACGAATAGTTTGAGTGGTTCTATCTCTGCTTCTATCTCAAATTCTTCAAAACTCACCCTACTTGATCTTTCATTCAACAGTTTCACAGGTCCGATTCCTGAATCACTTGGTAAGCTGGAACACCTTGAGATTTTGAACTTGGGAAGGAATAATTTTTTCAGTGATTCAATGTCATTGAGATTCCTGACATCTTTGACAAACTGTAGGAAATTAAAATTAGTTGGTTTAGGTGAGAACCCACTGGGTGGGTTTTTTCCTGCATCAGTTGGGAATTTCTCTGACTCTCTTCAAGTTTTTGAAGGTCCGGATTGTAAACTGAAGGGTGTCATTCCTGAAGAAATTGGAAATCTTACTGGATTGATAAAGATGAGTCTGTTTAACAATGAGTTGACAGGACATATTCCAAAAACTTTCCAAGCCATGCTGAACCTTCAAGAACTTTACCTGCAACACAACAAGATAGAAGGAAATATTACAGATGTTTTCTGCAATTTAAAAAATCTCGGTGCTTTAGGATTGTCAGGAAATCAATTATCTGGTCGCGTGCCACCATGCTTAGGCGAAGTTAGCACTTTGAGATATCTTTATCTAGCTGACAACATGCTTAATTCAAGTTTACCTGAAAGCTTGGGGGGCCTTCATGATCTCATGGAAttcaatatttcatcaaatttattgAGTGGCCAAATTCCTATAGAGATCGGAAATTTAAAGGCTGCAATATTCATAGATCTatcaaaaaatgatttttttggtAATATCCCTAGTACTCTTGAGGGTCTAGATAAATTGATTGTACTTTCTCTAGCACATAACAGATTAGATGGACCTATTCCCCATTCATTTGGCAAAATATTGGCTTTGGAATTCTTGGATTTGAGCTATAACAATCTTAGTGGAGAAATTCCTAGGTCACTAGAAGCTCTGGTGTATCTCAAATACTTGAACTTCTCATTCAATAAACTAAGTGGAGAGATTCCCACTGGTGGTCCTTTTGCAAATGCGACAGGACAATCTTTCTTGTCCAATCATGGGCTTTGTGGTGATTCTAAGTATCATGTGTTACCATGCATCATCAAATCTCAGAAAAGGTCAAAGAGAAAGAAGACAATCTTAGTTTTGTACGTCCTTTCGGGAGTGGGTCTTCTATTTCTTGCATTAGCCCTCACATATGCCTTTTTAAGATTgcgaatgaaaaagaaaaatgcagGTCAAGCAGATTTGTCTCTGGAAGGGCATGAAAGAATTTCCTATTATGAACTTGAACAAGCAACAGAAGGATTCAATGAAAGCAACTTGCTTGGTAACGGGAGTTTCAGTAAGGTCTACAAAGGGATACGTAAGGATGGTACTCTTTTGGCAGCAAAGGTATTCAACGTGCAATTCGAGGGTGCATTCAAAAGTTTTGACACAGAATGTGAGATGTTGCGCAATCTACGCCATCGAAATCTGACCAAAGTCATCACCAGTTGCTCCAATCTTGATTTCAGAGCCTTAGTGTTGGAATACATGCCCAATGGGACACTTGATAAATGGTTATACTCTCAcaacttgttcttgaatttgttgCAGAGATTAGAAATAATGATAGATGTTGCATCTGCAATGGTCTATCTCCACAATGGCTGTTCAAATCCAGTGGTGCATTGTGACCTGAAGCCAAGCAATGTCTTGCTAGATCAAGAAATGGTTGGCCATGTCAGTGATTTTGGCATTGCAAAATTGTTGGGTGCAGGGGAGACCTTTGTTCAGACAAGGACAATAGCAACCATTGGATATATTGCTCCAG AGTATGGACAAGATGGAATAGTATCCACAAGCTGTGATGTTTATAGTTTTGGCATCATGATGATGGAAACATTTACAAGTATCAGACCAAGTGATGAAAGATTTACCGGAGACTTAAGCATACTTCGTTGGGTTAGTGACTCTCTTCCAAGTGGAATTCATAAGGTGGTGGATGCTAATTTGGTACAGCTAGGGAATGAACCAACTGATGCAAAGATGCAGTGTCTTTTATCTATCATGGAATTAGCTTTGAATTGCACTTTAGCTACACCTGATGCAAGAATTAGTATGGAAGATACTCTTTCTGCACTAGGAAAGATTAGGCTTCAGTTTGTCAGTAGTCGCCGCTAG